Proteins encoded in a region of the Streptomyces sp. NBC_00258 genome:
- a CDS encoding IclR family transcriptional regulator: MKSVTRSLRILEAVAQHQPVTVGELTKLFGLPKSTVQRTLVTLAESGWLRANRRDTTRWEIGARVLAVRPAALQGSSLFAAAREPMIRLRDTVNETIHLSVPDALHSMVVVDRLDCDHPVRTFHTIGDTSPLHATAVGRAILAQLPNRDVEELVAQGLERFSDTTPADPDELRAELDRIRTHGYAVNRNQYRPGVCALAAPVLDESGTPLAAVAVSMPDSRYDADRESEWGGHVAGTAKEISGRLLGG; the protein is encoded by the coding sequence ATGAAGAGCGTGACCAGATCGCTGCGCATCCTGGAGGCGGTCGCCCAGCATCAGCCGGTCACCGTCGGGGAGTTGACGAAGCTCTTCGGCCTGCCGAAGTCGACCGTGCAGCGCACCCTGGTCACCCTGGCCGAGTCGGGCTGGCTGCGCGCGAACCGCAGGGACACCACGCGCTGGGAGATCGGCGCCCGGGTGCTGGCCGTACGACCCGCGGCCCTCCAGGGCTCCAGCCTGTTCGCCGCCGCCCGCGAACCCATGATCCGACTCCGGGACACGGTCAACGAGACCATCCATCTCTCGGTACCCGACGCACTGCACAGCATGGTCGTCGTCGACCGCCTCGACTGCGACCACCCCGTACGGACCTTCCACACCATCGGCGACACCTCACCGCTGCACGCCACCGCCGTGGGGCGCGCGATCCTCGCCCAGCTTCCGAATCGGGACGTCGAGGAACTCGTCGCTCAGGGCCTGGAGCGCTTCAGCGACACGACCCCCGCCGACCCCGACGAACTGCGCGCCGAGCTCGACCGGATCCGCACCCACGGCTACGCGGTTAACCGGAATCAGTACCGGCCGGGCGTCTGCGCCCTCGCCGCACCCGTGCTCGACGAAAGCGGGACACCGCTGGCCGCCGTGGCGGTCTCGATGCCCGACTCCCGGTACGACGCGGACCGGGAGTCCGAGTGGGGCGGCCACGTCGCCGGCACGGCGAAGGAGATCAGCGGACGCCTACTGGGCGGCTGA
- the solA gene encoding N-methyl-L-tryptophan oxidase: MSAARKRVAVVGVGTMGSQAAWRLAARGAEVVGYDRFAPGHDRGAGGGETRIFRSAHFEDSRYVPLLKHADALWEQLQQETGRELRRLTGCLLMGPTGHHQMATVLESIAEHDLDHEVLDAELLAKRFPQYRTEDGDAAVLDRRAGFIRPELTIQTAARRAEQLGAVIHRYSTVREIVPVAGGVEIRTDSGSERFDTAVVTPGPWINDLLPDLPWEVDVRRLVSAWYVPTTPEAWFGEERPAFIRTAPTHCYGLPSPDGISVKLGLSRALHQPAGDPNQLDRTVRPEELEIFSELIGRHVPDLHPDPTRLSVYMEGYTESSRPLVGPLPGAENVILLAGFSGHGFKLSPAFGDIAADLALDGSSPQPIDFISTVGRTEA; this comes from the coding sequence GTGTCAGCTGCCAGGAAGCGCGTCGCCGTCGTCGGCGTCGGAACGATGGGCAGCCAGGCCGCCTGGCGGCTGGCGGCCCGGGGCGCCGAGGTTGTCGGGTACGACCGGTTCGCCCCCGGCCACGACCGCGGTGCCGGCGGGGGCGAGACCAGGATCTTCCGCAGCGCGCACTTCGAGGACTCCCGCTACGTCCCGCTGCTCAAGCACGCGGACGCCCTGTGGGAGCAGCTGCAGCAGGAGACCGGCCGCGAGCTGCGACGGCTGACCGGGTGTCTGCTGATGGGGCCGACCGGGCACCACCAGATGGCCACCGTCCTGGAGTCCATCGCGGAGCACGACCTCGACCACGAGGTGCTGGATGCCGAGCTTCTGGCGAAACGATTCCCCCAGTACCGCACCGAGGACGGCGACGCGGCCGTGCTCGACCGCCGCGCCGGGTTCATCCGCCCGGAGCTGACCATCCAGACCGCCGCCCGCCGCGCCGAGCAGCTGGGCGCGGTGATCCACCGCTACAGCACGGTCCGCGAGATCGTCCCCGTCGCGGGCGGCGTCGAGATCCGCACCGACTCCGGCAGCGAGCGCTTCGACACCGCCGTCGTCACCCCCGGACCGTGGATCAACGACCTGCTGCCCGACCTGCCGTGGGAGGTGGACGTCCGCCGCCTCGTCAGCGCCTGGTACGTGCCCACCACGCCCGAGGCCTGGTTCGGCGAGGAGCGCCCGGCGTTCATCCGGACCGCGCCCACCCACTGCTACGGCCTGCCCTCCCCGGACGGCATCTCGGTCAAGCTCGGCCTGTCCCGCGCCCTGCACCAGCCGGCGGGCGACCCGAACCAGCTGGACCGGACGGTGCGGCCGGAAGAGCTGGAGATCTTCTCCGAGTTGATCGGGCGTCACGTGCCGGACCTGCACCCGGACCCGACCCGGCTCTCCGTCTACATGGAGGGCTACACCGAGAGCAGCCGCCCCCTGGTCGGCCCCCTGCCCGGTGCCGAGAACGTGATCCTGCTCGCCGGCTTCTCCGGCCACGGCTTCAAGCTCTCGCCCGCCTTCGGCGACATCGCCGCCGACCTGGCGCTGGACGGCTCCTCGCCCCAGCCCATCGACTTCATCTCCACCGTCGGCCGTACGGAGGCATGA
- a CDS encoding succinylglutamate desuccinylase/aspartoacylase family protein, with protein MNDTTLSVGSLEAQPGTKARGTLQADLGTLTADIPLTLVNGSRPGPRVVITAGVHGGEFTPIDAVVRLADALDPREVRGQVIICPVANPPAVYQGRLNISPVDGVNLNRVFPGDPAGGPTERLAAWLFAHLVDGADVYIDLHCGGIDQVLSDFVGYRLTGDPDLDKATAELAGSFGIEDVILGLKADGGNSHAAAARRGISAVLVEVGSLGQRDEPTAIRRVDGLLTALRHLGVLDQNGSAPAPIREWVWSAGVTAEATGLWYPEFSFDADVIGEVAEGDLLGRIVDPADGTEHTVHAPAGGRVFYGMHGLTVAPGAELAALAVPWDPDTAPSPDTLRTPGAGHGSDEAAPRP; from the coding sequence ATGAACGACACCACCCTGTCCGTGGGCTCCCTTGAGGCCCAGCCCGGCACCAAGGCCCGCGGCACTCTCCAGGCCGACCTCGGCACCCTCACCGCGGACATTCCGCTGACGCTGGTCAACGGCTCCCGCCCCGGCCCCCGGGTCGTCATCACCGCGGGCGTGCACGGCGGCGAGTTCACGCCCATCGACGCCGTCGTACGACTGGCCGACGCACTGGACCCCCGCGAGGTGCGCGGACAGGTGATCATCTGCCCCGTCGCCAACCCGCCCGCCGTGTACCAGGGCCGGCTCAACATCTCCCCGGTCGACGGCGTGAACCTCAACCGCGTCTTCCCCGGCGACCCGGCCGGCGGCCCCACCGAGCGGTTGGCCGCCTGGCTCTTCGCCCATCTCGTCGACGGCGCCGACGTCTACATCGACCTGCACTGCGGCGGCATCGACCAGGTTCTGAGCGACTTCGTCGGCTACCGCCTCACCGGTGACCCGGACCTCGACAAGGCCACGGCCGAACTGGCAGGCTCCTTCGGCATCGAGGACGTCATCCTCGGACTGAAGGCCGACGGCGGCAACAGCCACGCGGCCGCCGCCCGCCGGGGCATCTCGGCGGTACTGGTCGAGGTGGGCTCACTCGGGCAGCGGGACGAACCCACGGCCATCCGCCGCGTCGACGGGCTCCTCACGGCACTGCGCCACCTGGGCGTCCTCGACCAGAACGGCTCCGCCCCGGCCCCGATCCGCGAGTGGGTCTGGTCTGCCGGCGTCACCGCCGAGGCCACTGGCCTGTGGTACCCGGAGTTCTCCTTCGACGCCGACGTCATCGGCGAAGTAGCCGAGGGTGACCTCCTGGGCCGCATCGTCGACCCGGCCGACGGCACGGAGCACACGGTCCACGCACCGGCCGGTGGACGCGTCTTCTACGGCATGCACGGTCTCACCGTCGCCCCCGGCGCCGAACTCGCCGCCCTCGCCGTGCCGTGGGACCCCGACACGGCTCCGAGCCCCGACACCCTCCGAACCCCCGGCGCGGGCCACGGATCCGACGAGGCGGCCCCCCGCCCGTAG
- a CDS encoding ABC transporter substrate-binding protein: MRDARIDRRLFLRGVGGVTAGLAAASALSACGTGSSRSTTAGSGKSSKTLVVRNSGGTYGEANQKAVYDAFTKETGIQIKVVNIAYAQLLAQIKQGRPQFDVIDTSMADVVRFKDEDATEALDYDRLKSAKNTGIADSLMMTHGIGKNYWASVMAYRTDSFDGKKPESWADFWDTKAFPGSRALQARDADLPELEFALLADGVPPDKLYPLDVERAFKSLDNIQGSVRKFWDTGALPGVLLGRKEVVATSVWHGRLDALIKGGAPLAYQWNGARRQSNGFCIPKGAANLDAAYQLVDFALRPDIQAAYAEVYPMAPVVPAAYKKLSSAATDNLASSPEHLKSGFDLDVEWWIKNEAAVSKRWQEWVNA, encoded by the coding sequence ATGAGAGACGCCCGGATAGACCGCCGGCTGTTCCTGCGCGGAGTCGGCGGAGTCACGGCGGGTCTCGCCGCCGCGTCCGCCCTGAGTGCCTGTGGCACCGGAAGCAGCCGCAGCACGACCGCCGGCAGCGGCAAGAGCTCCAAGACACTCGTCGTGCGCAACAGCGGTGGCACGTATGGCGAGGCCAACCAGAAGGCGGTCTACGACGCGTTCACCAAGGAGACCGGCATCCAGATCAAGGTGGTGAACATCGCGTACGCGCAGCTGCTCGCTCAGATCAAGCAGGGCCGCCCGCAGTTCGATGTGATCGACACCTCGATGGCCGACGTGGTGCGCTTCAAGGACGAGGACGCGACCGAGGCGCTCGACTACGACCGGTTGAAGAGCGCCAAGAACACGGGCATCGCCGACTCCCTGATGATGACCCACGGCATCGGCAAGAACTACTGGGCCAGCGTCATGGCGTACCGCACCGACTCCTTCGACGGCAAGAAGCCCGAGAGCTGGGCCGACTTCTGGGACACCAAGGCGTTCCCCGGCAGCCGTGCTCTCCAGGCCCGGGACGCCGACCTGCCCGAGCTGGAGTTCGCCCTCCTCGCCGACGGCGTTCCCCCGGACAAGCTGTACCCGCTCGATGTCGAGCGCGCTTTCAAGTCCCTCGACAACATCCAGGGATCCGTCCGCAAGTTCTGGGACACCGGTGCCCTCCCCGGTGTGCTGCTCGGCCGCAAGGAGGTCGTCGCCACCAGCGTCTGGCACGGCCGCCTCGACGCCCTGATCAAGGGGGGCGCGCCGCTCGCGTACCAGTGGAACGGAGCCCGTCGGCAGAGCAACGGCTTCTGCATCCCCAAGGGGGCCGCGAACCTCGATGCCGCCTACCAGCTCGTCGACTTCGCACTGCGGCCCGACATCCAGGCCGCCTACGCCGAGGTCTATCCGATGGCCCCGGTGGTGCCCGCCGCCTACAAGAAGCTCTCCTCGGCCGCCACCGACAACCTGGCCAGCTCGCCCGAGCACCTGAAGTCCGGGTTCGACCTGGACGTCGAGTGGTGGATCAAGAACGAGGCGGCCGTGTCCAAGCGCTGGCAGGAGTGGGTCAATGCCTGA
- a CDS encoding ABC transporter ATP-binding protein: MPELNLKSQHASSPAVSPQPGTGTGKPLSVTDLRKTYSGVTAVDTVSMEIAGGEFVTFLGSSGSGKTTTLMMIAGFCEPDSGSIVVGGRDVTRLAPQKRGLGFVFQQYLLFPHMTVWENVAFPLQLRGVPKAELRRRVGETLEIAGLSAMARRRPRELSGGQQQRVALCRALVYRPPVILMDEPLGALDKKLRDQLQTEIKRIQQELGLTVIYVTHDQEEALVLSDRIAVMRDGLIDQFDTPRELFERPRTPFVADFLGAANFLPGTVQQQTSEQTLVRLDTGGLLNARSQGGAEGAQVRAAVQPGRLRLCTPGDGFCTGTVETVTYVGTLVRVTVRPAGDAATGLVRLELPAGQAPVIGEQASLTADPDDVSVFAVEGGG, encoded by the coding sequence ATGCCTGAGCTGAACCTGAAGTCCCAGCACGCTTCGTCCCCGGCGGTCTCCCCGCAGCCGGGGACCGGTACCGGAAAACCCCTCTCCGTCACGGACCTGCGCAAGACGTACAGCGGCGTGACCGCTGTCGACACGGTCTCGATGGAGATCGCGGGCGGCGAGTTCGTCACCTTCCTGGGGTCCTCCGGCTCCGGCAAGACCACCACCCTGATGATGATCGCCGGGTTCTGCGAGCCCGACTCCGGCAGCATCGTCGTCGGCGGCCGTGACGTGACCCGCCTCGCCCCGCAGAAACGCGGCCTCGGCTTCGTCTTCCAGCAGTACCTGCTCTTCCCGCACATGACGGTCTGGGAGAACGTCGCCTTCCCGCTCCAACTGCGCGGTGTGCCCAAGGCGGAGCTGCGCCGCCGGGTCGGCGAGACCCTGGAGATTGCCGGACTCTCGGCCATGGCCCGCCGCCGGCCCCGCGAGCTGTCCGGCGGCCAGCAACAGCGTGTCGCGCTCTGCCGGGCGCTGGTCTACCGGCCGCCGGTCATCCTCATGGACGAGCCGCTCGGCGCGCTCGACAAGAAGCTGCGCGACCAGCTACAGACCGAGATCAAGCGCATCCAGCAGGAACTCGGCCTGACCGTCATCTACGTGACGCACGACCAGGAGGAGGCCTTGGTCCTGTCCGACCGTATCGCGGTGATGCGGGACGGACTGATCGACCAGTTCGACACCCCGCGCGAGCTCTTCGAGCGCCCGCGCACTCCGTTCGTCGCCGACTTCCTCGGCGCGGCCAACTTCCTCCCCGGCACCGTCCAGCAGCAGACGTCCGAGCAGACCCTCGTACGGCTGGACACGGGAGGCCTGCTCAACGCCCGCTCGCAGGGGGGAGCGGAGGGAGCCCAGGTACGGGCCGCGGTGCAGCCGGGCCGGCTCCGGCTGTGTACGCCGGGCGACGGGTTCTGTACCGGGACCGTCGAGACGGTCACCTATGTGGGAACCCTCGTCCGCGTCACCGTCCGCCCGGCGGGCGACGCCGCCACCGGCCTCGTACGGCTGGAACTCCCGGCCGGACAGGCCCCGGTCATCGGCGAACAGGCCAGCCTGACCGCCGACCCCGACGACGTCAGCGTGTTCGCGGTGGAAGGAGGTGGGTGA
- a CDS encoding ABC transporter permease, giving the protein MAGSVLAPAPPAPGPKAPAASQGRLRRALSERRTRFGLLNAAPVVVYLLVLFVYPIFSTLLLSLKSEDGGWTLHWYANALQGSNLKVLLTTLRISAETSLLSLAIGFMLAAAVSRLKPMWAGLVMIIVIVPHFISALVRTYGWIILLGEHGVINNALTDLDVPGAPFQMLYNELGVVIGTTSVMLPYTVLLLYAVMKGIDRRLPAAAASMGAGRLTIFRRVYLPMVAPGLINAGILCFILCLGYYLTPALMGGPKQTMVASLISEQVMKQSQWNGAAALGIILLLLTFVGLLLLRLIKVVGEAAKNRGTS; this is encoded by the coding sequence ATGGCCGGATCCGTTCTCGCCCCCGCGCCTCCTGCCCCGGGTCCCAAGGCCCCCGCGGCCTCCCAGGGACGACTGCGCCGCGCGCTGTCCGAGCGCCGCACCCGCTTCGGGCTGCTCAACGCCGCCCCCGTGGTCGTCTATCTGCTGGTGCTGTTCGTCTACCCGATCTTCAGCACCCTGCTCCTCAGCCTCAAGAGCGAGGACGGTGGCTGGACGCTGCACTGGTACGCGAACGCCCTCCAGGGCTCCAACCTGAAGGTCCTCCTCACCACTCTGCGGATCTCCGCCGAGACCTCGCTGCTCAGCCTGGCCATCGGCTTCATGCTGGCTGCCGCCGTCTCCCGGCTCAAGCCGATGTGGGCAGGCTTGGTGATGATCATCGTCATCGTGCCGCACTTCATCAGCGCCCTGGTGCGCACCTACGGCTGGATCATCCTGCTCGGTGAACACGGTGTCATCAACAACGCTCTGACGGACCTGGACGTCCCGGGTGCTCCGTTCCAGATGCTCTACAACGAACTCGGCGTGGTCATCGGCACCACCTCGGTGATGCTGCCGTACACCGTCCTGCTGCTGTACGCGGTCATGAAGGGCATCGACCGCCGACTGCCGGCCGCCGCGGCGAGCATGGGCGCGGGACGGCTGACGATCTTCCGCCGGGTCTACCTGCCGATGGTCGCTCCCGGCCTGATCAACGCGGGCATCCTGTGTTTCATCCTCTGCCTTGGCTACTACCTCACTCCTGCCCTGATGGGTGGCCCGAAGCAGACCATGGTCGCCTCGCTCATCAGCGAGCAGGTGATGAAGCAGAGCCAGTGGAACGGCGCCGCCGCGCTCGGCATCATCCTGCTGCTCCTCACCTTCGTGGGGCTGCTCCTGCTGCGGCTGATCAAGGTCGTCGGCGAGGCAGCGAAGAACAGGGGTACGTCATGA
- a CDS encoding ABC transporter permease codes for MIALRSTLTGRIVLTVLSTLVLLFLALPIVLIVVTSFGSDAFGSFPPDSWTLGWYEQLFADGSKWPAALSLSALVASLTTVFSLVLGMTAATALVRSKLPLRSAVYGLVLAPLVIPQVVIALGLFLLFEPASMLGSPIALALGHTVLASPIAVMILMATLQGIDERLEDAAASMGAGRLTVARRITLPLAMPGMIAAAIFSFITSFDEFFISMFLSSVDTTTLPVQMFNVLQFDVDPSVTAVSALLIAVAVVALVLVAAVRRLGVGKQEGLLPTEPGMGLSAGSEAS; via the coding sequence ATGATCGCGCTGCGTTCCACACTGACGGGGCGGATCGTCCTGACGGTTCTGTCCACGCTGGTGCTGCTCTTCCTCGCCCTGCCGATCGTCCTCATCGTCGTGACCTCCTTCGGCAGCGACGCGTTCGGGTCCTTCCCGCCGGACTCCTGGACGCTCGGCTGGTACGAGCAGCTGTTCGCCGACGGCAGCAAGTGGCCGGCCGCGCTCTCCCTGAGTGCCCTGGTCGCTTCGCTGACCACCGTGTTCTCGCTCGTCCTGGGCATGACCGCGGCGACCGCCCTGGTGCGCAGCAAGCTGCCGCTGCGCTCGGCCGTCTACGGCCTGGTCCTGGCGCCCCTGGTGATCCCGCAGGTCGTCATCGCCCTTGGCCTGTTTCTTCTCTTCGAGCCGGCCTCGATGCTCGGCAGTCCGATCGCCCTCGCGCTGGGCCACACCGTGCTGGCCTCGCCGATCGCCGTGATGATCCTCATGGCCACGCTGCAGGGCATCGACGAACGGCTGGAGGACGCGGCGGCCAGCATGGGCGCCGGCCGTCTCACCGTCGCCCGGCGCATCACGCTCCCGTTGGCCATGCCCGGGATGATCGCCGCCGCGATCTTCTCCTTCATCACCAGCTTCGACGAGTTCTTCATCTCCATGTTCCTGTCCTCGGTGGACACCACGACCCTGCCCGTCCAGATGTTCAACGTCCTCCAGTTCGATGTCGACCCGTCGGTGACGGCCGTCAGCGCGCTGCTCATCGCGGTCGCCGTCGTGGCGCTGGTCCTGGTCGCCGCGGTGCGCCGACTGGGCGTCGGCAAACAGGAGGGTCTGCTGCCGACGGAGCCGGGGATGGGTCTGTCCGCGGGGAGCGAGGCGTCATGA
- a CDS encoding aminotransferase class III-fold pyridoxal phosphate-dependent enzyme: MITSTRSSAGELSATAARHLLLHMTPNGSLGPEGEDLFVVRCGEGPYVEDADGRRYVDGLSGLYCCQLGYSYGPEFAEAAEKQLRELCYSSLWTGSAHPTAIELAERLSRIAPVDIEHTFFCGGGAEAVETAWKIARRHHALNGEPGRTKAIARRGAYHGLTIGALSLTDDPGLTDPYGPPAIDTRFVSNTSRFGLAPEFADDTAFTAHLLAELEAEILAERPETIAMLIAEPVQNRGGCITPPQGYWQGLRALADRYGFLLVADEVITAFGRVGEWFGGDLYGARPDMVTVAKGITAGYAPMGATLVSTQVAEVINRPGAVLNHGYTFAGHPLSAAIALRNLEIMERDRILDNVRGLQDNLANRMAALTDLRIVGDVRGAGFFYSCELVGDLDGGGFSDRARADLIVGLIPRRLREAGLLARVYNRSAPLVQIAPPLISDRALLDRIAAIVAGTLAEASARL, encoded by the coding sequence ATGATCACCAGCACCCGCTCTTCGGCCGGTGAACTGTCCGCCACCGCGGCCCGGCACCTGCTGCTCCACATGACCCCCAACGGTTCGCTGGGCCCGGAGGGCGAGGACCTCTTCGTCGTCCGGTGCGGGGAGGGCCCGTACGTCGAGGACGCCGACGGCAGGCGCTACGTCGACGGCCTGTCCGGGCTGTACTGCTGCCAGCTCGGCTACTCCTACGGCCCCGAGTTCGCAGAGGCGGCGGAGAAGCAACTGCGCGAGCTGTGCTACAGCTCGCTGTGGACCGGCTCCGCGCACCCGACGGCGATCGAACTCGCCGAGCGGCTGTCCCGGATCGCCCCCGTCGACATCGAGCACACCTTCTTCTGCGGCGGCGGCGCCGAAGCAGTGGAGACCGCCTGGAAGATCGCCCGCCGCCACCACGCCCTGAACGGCGAACCCGGCCGCACCAAGGCGATCGCCCGGCGCGGCGCCTACCACGGCCTGACCATCGGGGCCCTGTCCCTCACCGACGACCCCGGCTTGACGGACCCGTACGGTCCGCCGGCGATCGACACCCGGTTCGTGTCGAACACCAGCCGCTTCGGTCTGGCACCGGAGTTCGCCGACGACACCGCCTTCACCGCGCACCTGCTGGCCGAGTTGGAGGCCGAGATCCTGGCCGAGCGCCCGGAGACGATCGCCATGCTGATCGCCGAGCCGGTGCAGAACCGGGGCGGCTGCATCACCCCGCCCCAGGGGTACTGGCAGGGGTTGCGGGCGCTGGCCGACCGGTACGGCTTCCTGCTCGTCGCCGACGAGGTGATCACCGCCTTCGGCCGGGTCGGGGAGTGGTTCGGCGGTGACCTCTACGGCGCCCGCCCGGACATGGTCACCGTCGCCAAGGGCATCACCGCCGGATACGCCCCGATGGGCGCCACCCTGGTGAGCACCCAGGTCGCCGAGGTCATCAACCGGCCCGGCGCGGTCCTCAACCACGGCTACACCTTCGCCGGGCACCCGCTGAGCGCGGCCATCGCCCTGCGCAACCTGGAGATCATGGAGCGGGACCGGATCCTGGACAACGTCCGCGGTCTCCAGGACAACCTGGCGAACCGCATGGCGGCCCTCACGGACCTGAGAATCGTCGGCGATGTCCGCGGCGCCGGGTTCTTCTACTCCTGCGAACTCGTCGGCGACCTCGACGGCGGCGGCTTCAGCGACCGCGCCCGGGCCGATCTGATCGTCGGCCTGATCCCGCGCCGACTGCGTGAAGCCGGCCTGCTGGCCCGCGTCTACAACCGCTCCGCGCCGCTGGTCCAGATCGCGCCCCCGCTGATCAGCGACCGCGCTCTCCTCGACCGTATCGCCGCGATCGTCGCCGGCACCCTCGCCGAGGCATCCGCCCGCCTTTGA
- a CDS encoding succinylglutamate desuccinylase/aspartoacylase family protein, with protein MYSIGSLTVAPGERAQGLIPVGTSTYGVELGIPLIVVNGAQDGPVLCVDAGVHGDEYDGQEAVRRVLAEIDPATLRGTVVGIPCMNTPAFEAAARASGIDHLNLNRIFPGDAEGSYSQRLAATFVEQVVPAVDAVVDLHTGGAYGEIAPLVILQGGYEDLATDLALAAGHELVWKGGKWGGTVRHPALAAGKPAITIEVGGGTYREANVETHMNSIRNVLRSLGMTDGEAELRDTYTTVSGTFARSAAGGFFVARAEPGENCKEGDLIATITDHYGNTLEEVTAPQDGIVLWVRRIRTVRPGDEVVIFGEVLGEIRP; from the coding sequence ATGTACTCCATCGGTTCGCTGACCGTCGCCCCCGGCGAGCGCGCCCAGGGCCTCATCCCGGTCGGCACCAGCACCTACGGCGTGGAGCTCGGCATCCCGCTCATCGTCGTCAACGGCGCGCAGGACGGCCCGGTCCTGTGTGTGGACGCGGGCGTCCACGGCGACGAGTACGACGGCCAGGAGGCCGTCCGGCGTGTGCTCGCCGAGATCGACCCGGCCACCCTGCGCGGCACCGTCGTCGGCATCCCCTGCATGAACACCCCCGCCTTCGAGGCGGCCGCCCGCGCCAGCGGCATCGACCACCTCAACCTCAACCGCATCTTCCCCGGCGACGCGGAGGGCTCCTACTCGCAGCGGCTGGCCGCCACCTTCGTCGAGCAGGTCGTGCCGGCCGTGGACGCCGTCGTCGACCTGCACACCGGCGGCGCCTACGGCGAGATCGCCCCGCTGGTCATCCTCCAGGGCGGCTACGAGGACCTGGCAACCGACCTGGCGCTGGCGGCCGGGCACGAGCTGGTCTGGAAGGGCGGCAAGTGGGGCGGCACGGTCCGCCACCCCGCTCTCGCGGCGGGCAAGCCCGCCATCACCATCGAGGTCGGCGGCGGCACCTACCGCGAGGCCAATGTCGAGACGCACATGAACTCGATCCGCAACGTACTGCGCAGCCTCGGCATGACCGACGGCGAGGCGGAGCTGCGGGACACCTACACCACCGTCTCCGGGACCTTCGCCCGCTCCGCCGCCGGCGGCTTCTTCGTCGCCCGCGCCGAGCCGGGGGAGAACTGCAAGGAAGGCGACCTGATCGCCACCATCACCGACCACTACGGCAACACGCTGGAAGAGGTCACTGCCCCGCAGGACGGCATCGTGCTCTGGGTCCGACGGATCCGCACCGTCCGCCCCGGCGACGAGGTCGTCATCTTCGGCGAGGTGCTGGGGGAGATCCGGCCATGA